The following coding sequences are from one Solea solea chromosome 4, fSolSol10.1, whole genome shotgun sequence window:
- the septin8a gene encoding septin-8-A isoform X2 produces MAATDVDVFSNEEKRNLSLGGHVGFDSLPDQLVSKSVTQGFCFNILCVGETGIGKSTLMNTLFNTMFENEEASHYQNGVYLRPRTYDLLESNVHLKLTIVDTVGFGDQINKEDSYKPIVDYIDTQFENYLQEELKIKRSLFNYHDTRIHICLYFIAPTGHSLKSLDLVTMKKLDSKVNIIPIIAKADTISKSELQKFKIKIMSELVSNGVQIYQFPTDDEAVSEINGSMNAHLPFAVVGSVEEVKVGNKTVRARQYPWGVVQVENESHCDFVKLREMLIRVNMEDLREQTHARHYELYRRCKLEEMGFKDTDPDSQPFSLQETYEAKRKEFLGDLQRKEEEMRQMFVNKVKETEAELKEKERELHDKFEQLKRMHQEEKRKVEEKRRDLEEEMNAFNRKKVAAETLSLSQPLKKDKDRKN; encoded by the exons AATGAAGAGAAGCGTAACCTGAGTTTGGGTGGCCATGTTGGATTCGACAGCCTCCCTGACCAACTGGTCAGTAAATCGGTCACTCAGGGATTTTGTTTTAACATTCTCTGTGTAG GGGAGACCGGTATTGGCAAGTCGACGTTAATGAACACACTTTTCAACACCATGTTTGAAAACGAAGAGGCCAGCCATTACCAGAACGGCGTGTATCTGCGGCCACGGACCTACGACTTGCTAGAAAGCAACGTCCACCTCAAACTGACGATCGTCGACACCGTCGGCTTTGGCGATCAGATCAACAAAGAGGACAG TTACAAGCCCATCGTCGACTACATCGACACTCAGTTTGAAAACTATCTCCAGGAAGAGCTGAAGATCAAGCGCTCGCTGTTCAACTACCACGACACCAGGATTCACATCTGCCTTTATTTCATAGCTCCAACGGGACACTCCCTCAAGTCCCTGGACCTCGTCACCATGAAGAAACTGGACAGCAAG GTCAACATCATTCCCATCATCGCCAAAGCAGACACAATCTCCAAGAGCGAGCTccaaaaattcaaaataaagaTCATGAGCGAGCTGGTGAGCAACGGCGTGCAGATCTATCAGTTCCCGACCGACGACGAAGCGGTCAGCGAGATCAACGGCTCCATGAAT GCCCATCTGCCGTTTGCTGTGGTGGGGAGCGTGGAAGAGGTCAAAGTGGGGAACAAAACCGTGAGGGCCAGGCAGTATCCCTGGGGCGTTGTGCAAG ttGAGAATGAGAGCCACTGTGACTTTGTGAAGCTCAGGGAAATGTTGATCAGGGTCAACATGGAGGATCTGAGGGAGCAGACCCACGCCCGCCACTACGAGCTCTACCGACGCTGCAAGCTGGAGGAGATGGGCTTCAAAGACACAGATCCTGACAGTCAGCCGTTCAg tCTTCAAGAGACGTATGAGGCCAAGCGGAAAGAGTTCCTGGGGGACCTGCAGCGTAAGGAGGAGGAAATGCGACAAATGTTTGTCAATAAAGTCAAAGAGACGGAAGCGGagctgaaggagaaggagagagag CTGCATGACAAGTTTGAGCAGCTGAAGCGAATGCatcaggaggagaagaggaaggtgGAGGAGAAGCGGAgggacctggaggaggagatgaacgCCTTCAACAGGAAGAAGGTGGCAGCTGAGACGCTGTCTTTATCTCAGCCCCTCAAAAAGGACAAGGACAGGAAAAA tTAA